The following proteins come from a genomic window of Flavobacterium crocinum:
- a CDS encoding TetR/AcrR family transcriptional regulator, whose translation MARTKEFNEDQALDKAIEIFWHKGYNGTSAQDLVTHLGLSRSSLYDTFGDKQKLFSKSLQRYQKNAQDIVKELLEKSENVKETLHSIFKQAVIESLEDRITKGCFMVNSSVELAMHDEEIAKIVKNNSETMEEVFTNAVKKGQEAGHISKTLDAKVLARFIFNNYSGIRVLARTGERNKQVYDDIVKAVFSVL comes from the coding sequence ATGGCTAGAACGAAAGAATTCAACGAAGATCAGGCTTTAGATAAAGCAATAGAAATTTTTTGGCACAAAGGATATAACGGAACATCGGCTCAGGATTTGGTTACTCATTTGGGTTTAAGCCGTTCGAGTTTGTACGATACTTTTGGGGATAAACAAAAATTGTTTTCCAAATCGTTGCAACGTTATCAGAAAAACGCTCAGGATATTGTGAAAGAACTTTTAGAGAAATCTGAAAATGTCAAAGAAACTCTGCATAGTATTTTTAAACAAGCTGTCATTGAAAGTTTAGAAGACCGAATTACAAAAGGCTGTTTTATGGTCAATTCGTCCGTAGAACTAGCGATGCATGACGAAGAAATTGCTAAAATTGTTAAAAATAACAGCGAGACAATGGAAGAGGTTTTTACAAATGCCGTAAAAAAAGGGCAGGAGGCAGGACATATTTCTAAAACTCTTGATGCGAAAGTTTTAGCACGATTCATCTTTAATAATTATTCTGGGATTCGGGTTTTGGCCCGAACCGGCGAAAGAAACAAACAAGTTTACGATGATATTGTAAAAGCAGTTTTTTCTGTTTTGTAA
- a CDS encoding four helix bundle protein, whose protein sequence is MKTFRDPLIWQKSMNLVTEIYQLTNSFPKEEIYGLSSQIRRSSISIPIAEGYGRNGNTELLRFLSISISSLFEMQTQLEISFNLKYITEYQFSKTNEESRELERMLCAFIKKLKDRK, encoded by the coding sequence ATGAAAACTTTTAGAGACCCTTTAATTTGGCAAAAATCTATGAATCTGGTAACTGAAATTTACCAATTAACAAATTCATTCCCTAAAGAAGAAATTTATGGTCTGTCTTCGCAAATTCGGCGATCTTCAATATCAATACCAATTGCGGAAGGATATGGCAGAAATGGAAATACTGAACTGCTAAGATTCTTAAGCATTTCTATTTCATCCTTATTCGAAATGCAAACACAGCTTGAAATTTCATTCAATCTAAAATATATCACCGAGTACCAATTCAGTAAAACAAACGAAGAGAGCAGAGAATTAGAGCGAATGTTATGCGCTTTTATAAAAAAATTAAAAGATCGCAAGTAA
- a CDS encoding nucleoid-associated protein, whose translation MINLFNTHIDTLSIHRVGNKSRNEAIFLSEQPFNLNDEIVPLIKEFFFKPFREKEENYYQFAHEVDLDYNDMFKYATEIFTNPANVHEVSKNITKHLYEQSNHPHIKNGEVYVTYLTNLSIDNNVVDAIGIFKSELQADFLQFEEKESNLEMILQQGINLNKLDKGCLIFNFKKEEGYKILTVDSNRYDARYWLEHFLSVDAFEDENFITKKYLKFCQNFAKDVVLPAEDKKEEVMFMNRSVNYFAKNDQFEEQNFLNEVLDNPELIPEFKNYKVDKGEKYSIEDVTSFPIANAAVSDARKSIKNVINLDTHIQIKMDFINPESAEKFVEKGWDEEKQMYYYLVYFNKEEKN comes from the coding sequence ATGATCAACTTATTCAACACCCACATCGATACGCTTTCGATACACCGCGTAGGAAACAAGAGCCGTAACGAAGCTATTTTTTTATCAGAGCAGCCATTTAATCTTAATGATGAAATTGTTCCTTTGATAAAAGAATTCTTTTTTAAGCCTTTTAGAGAAAAAGAGGAAAACTATTATCAGTTTGCACACGAAGTGGACCTGGACTATAACGACATGTTTAAATATGCGACTGAGATTTTTACTAATCCTGCCAATGTGCATGAAGTTTCTAAAAATATCACGAAGCATTTATACGAGCAGTCCAATCACCCGCATATTAAAAACGGAGAGGTTTATGTGACTTATTTGACCAATTTAAGCATTGATAACAATGTAGTGGACGCTATTGGTATTTTTAAAAGTGAATTACAAGCTGACTTTTTACAATTTGAAGAAAAAGAAAGCAACCTTGAAATGATTCTGCAACAAGGAATCAACCTGAACAAATTAGACAAAGGATGTTTAATTTTCAACTTTAAAAAAGAAGAAGGATACAAAATCCTGACTGTAGACAGCAACCGTTATGATGCTCGTTACTGGTTAGAGCACTTTTTATCTGTGGACGCTTTTGAAGATGAAAATTTCATCACTAAAAAATATTTAAAATTCTGTCAAAACTTCGCAAAAGATGTGGTTTTGCCAGCAGAAGACAAGAAAGAGGAAGTAATGTTTATGAACCGATCTGTGAACTATTTCGCTAAAAATGATCAGTTTGAAGAACAAAATTTCTTGAATGAAGTACTAGATAATCCTGAATTAATTCCTGAATTCAAAAACTATAAAGTGGATAAAGGAGAAAAATACAGCATCGAAGATGTAACCTCATTCCCAATTGCCAACGCAGCAGTTTCTGACGCCAGAAAATCGATTAAAAACGTAATTAATCTGGATACTCACATTCAGATTAAAATGGATTTTATTAATCCTGAAAGTGCAGAAAAATTTGTTGAAAAAGGCTGGGATGAAGAAAAACAAATGTATTACTACTTAGTTTACTTCAACAAAGAAGAGAAAAACTAA
- a CDS encoding IS1096 element passenger TnpR family protein gives MVYKFRVILDAEEDIFRDIAILEEDTLEDLHNAIFNAFGFDGSEVASFYTCDDTWNQEDEIPLFDTGDVPGEIRTMNDYPLSSILDKENTKIIYVYDFISMWTFLVELAAVEDETVGATYPETLFSHGEMPSDAIEKNFEADDMHNDIYGEFEDDLDEDDLDMFEGDDSFEDYGFEENWN, from the coding sequence ATGGTTTATAAATTTAGAGTAATTCTAGACGCCGAAGAAGATATTTTTAGAGACATTGCTATTCTTGAGGAAGATACGCTTGAGGATTTACACAATGCAATCTTCAACGCTTTTGGCTTTGACGGTTCAGAAGTGGCTTCATTTTATACTTGCGATGATACCTGGAATCAGGAAGATGAAATTCCGCTTTTTGATACAGGAGATGTTCCTGGCGAAATAAGAACCATGAACGATTATCCGTTATCTAGTATCTTAGATAAAGAAAACACAAAAATTATCTACGTTTACGATTTTATCAGTATGTGGACTTTCTTAGTAGAATTAGCCGCTGTTGAAGATGAAACTGTAGGTGCAACTTATCCGGAAACTTTATTTTCTCACGGAGAAATGCCTTCAGACGCTATCGAAAAAAACTTCGAAGCCGATGATATGCACAACGACATCTACGGAGAATTTGAAGACGATTTAGACGAAGATGATCTTGACATGTTCGAAGGCGATGACAGCTTCGAAGATTACGGATTTGAGGAGAATTGGAATTAG